In Bacillota bacterium, the genomic window TTTTTTGCCGCCATATTGGTAATCAAGAGCTTCTTCCTTTATTGTCAAGTATCGTTCGAAATCCGTTATGTATGGCGAAAATCTCACAGCTTTTTTCCCGTTCTTTGTAATGACCACTTCGTGATTGGCAATAGCATAATCCAGGTACTTCAGGGAAAAGCCTGCCTGTAGCAGCAAAGAAGTATGTGGAGGAAGGCTCAAAATACGTGATTGTTTATGCCGGACAATACTTTGGTATCTTCGGCTTTCTTGAGTTTATCCAGTTGTATGCATCATGCAGCGCAGAAGTGAAGCAGCGCCTGGATCCGATTCTAGGTAAAGTATAGCATGGGAAAGGGGTTGTTTTTCAAATTCCGAATTGAAATTGAAGTTAGGTGCGATTTATTTTTGTGTAACATATAATTCCATAAATGGATGTAATCATCCTGAACAACCAACCGATTAAAATATATGATGTTAT contains:
- a CDS encoding Uma2 family endonuclease yields the protein MVRHKQSRILSLPPHTSLLLQAGFSLKYLDYAIANHEVVITKNGKKAVRFSPYITDFERYLTIKEEALDYQYGGKKVPYDEFMEIYEKSNLRMEFINGEIFLLFSPGTFHHEISSRLCIKLAEYLKGKKCKVFYTSV